The Triticum aestivum cultivar Chinese Spring chromosome 7B, IWGSC CS RefSeq v2.1, whole genome shotgun sequence genome window below encodes:
- the LOC123161839 gene encoding uncharacterized protein isoform X2: MLLPWMGFLVRGLPSGWSKEGASSTPQSWLSLSANWISRASSGTSLACAMILASIRQKFLYKELQEKTPKENLHPTMCFSSLDLDMLIFSCILYFNN, encoded by the exons ATGCTACTCCCTTGGATG GGCTTCCTAGTCCGTGGCCTGCCTTCTGGATGGAGCAAGGAGGGGGCATCATCCACACCGCAGAGCTGGTTGAGCCTTAGTGCGAACTGGATAAGCAGGGCATCGTCGGGGACATCTCTCGCTTGTGCCATG ATTTTGGCCTCAATTCGTCAAAAGTTCCTGTACAAGGAACTACAGGAGAAGACTCCTAAAGAAAACTTGCACCCAACAATGTGTTTTAGCTCCCTGGACCTGGACATGTTAATATTTAGCTGTATTTTATATTTCAATAACTGA
- the LOC123161839 gene encoding uncharacterized protein isoform X1, which produces MLLPWMVGSWTGFLVRGLPSGWSKEGASSTPQSWLSLSANWISRASSGTSLACAMILASIRQKFLYKELQEKTPKENLHPTMCFSSLDLDMLIFSCILYFNN; this is translated from the exons ATGCTACTCCCTTGGATGGTTGGCTCCTGGACC GGCTTCCTAGTCCGTGGCCTGCCTTCTGGATGGAGCAAGGAGGGGGCATCATCCACACCGCAGAGCTGGTTGAGCCTTAGTGCGAACTGGATAAGCAGGGCATCGTCGGGGACATCTCTCGCTTGTGCCATG ATTTTGGCCTCAATTCGTCAAAAGTTCCTGTACAAGGAACTACAGGAGAAGACTCCTAAAGAAAACTTGCACCCAACAATGTGTTTTAGCTCCCTGGACCTGGACATGTTAATATTTAGCTGTATTTTATATTTCAATAACTGA